In Geobacter anodireducens, a genomic segment contains:
- a CDS encoding Cro/Cl family transcriptional regulator, translating to MDRYLAESDIIDWSHPDILSLATALSAGCRPESEIAGRCFEWVRDNVRHSWDHKLNPVTCTASDVLRHRTGYCYAKSHLLAALLRACGIPAGFCYQRLSLGGHGAPYCLHGLNAVFLPAHGWYRIDPRGNRDGIDARFTPPVERLAFSPDDSLEADLPEIWSEPLDCVVSVLRRHDDYRDVYANLPDVELVRTVSVRPCAAR from the coding sequence ATGGATCGATACCTGGCGGAGTCGGACATCATTGACTGGAGCCACCCGGACATCCTCTCGCTGGCAACGGCGCTCTCGGCGGGTTGCCGCCCGGAGAGCGAGATTGCCGGAAGATGCTTTGAGTGGGTGCGCGACAACGTCCGCCACAGTTGGGACCATAAGCTCAACCCCGTGACCTGCACGGCGTCGGACGTTCTGCGCCATCGGACCGGGTATTGCTATGCAAAAAGCCATCTGCTCGCGGCGCTCCTGCGGGCATGCGGCATTCCGGCGGGATTCTGCTATCAGCGGCTGAGCCTGGGCGGTCACGGGGCGCCGTACTGTCTGCACGGCCTGAATGCGGTTTTCCTGCCCGCGCATGGCTGGTATCGGATCGATCCCCGGGGCAACAGGGACGGGATCGATGCCCGGTTCACTCCGCCGGTCGAGCGCCTGGCATTCTCGCCGGACGACAGCCTGGAAGCCGATCTTCCCGAGATATGGTCGGAGCCACTGGACTGCGTGGTCTCGGTGCTGCGCCGCCATGACGACTATCGGGACGTGTACGCCAACCTGCCCGACGTGGAGCTGGTGCGGACGGTCAGCGTCCGGCCCTGCGCCGCACGGTGA
- a CDS encoding transcriptional regulator — MTKTATSRYDVAEHLRTPEEMAAYLEASLEEANGDATFIAKALGDIARAKGMSQVARDAGLSRESLYKALSGERVPSFDTILKIIAALGLKLHAEAR; from the coding sequence ATGACCAAAACCGCTACCAGTCGCTATGACGTCGCCGAACATCTCCGCACTCCGGAGGAAATGGCCGCCTACCTTGAAGCCTCCCTCGAAGAGGCTAATGGCGATGCGACCTTCATCGCCAAGGCACTCGGAGACATAGCCCGCGCCAAGGGGATGTCGCAGGTTGCACGAGATGCCGGTCTTTCCCGCGAAAGTCTTTATAAGGCACTTTCAGGAGAGCGGGTTCCCAGCTTTGATACCATCCTTAAAATCATTGCGGCACTTGGACTTAAACTGCACGCAGAAGCCAGGTAA
- a CDS encoding mechanosensitive ion channel protein MscS has product MDSIGQYQQLVIAYATEIGTKIIAAIIFWIVGRWLIHLVQRMLQQVLEKQKVDPSLMRYLGNFLGVALNIVLVVAILGYFGVQTTTFAALVAGVGIAVGAAWGGLLSNLAAGAFLLVLRPFKVGDFVTIGGITGTVQEIGLFVTAINTPDNVMTMVGNAKIFNDTIQNYTINDYRRVELKCQLAGSADHVAAMELLREKLAAVPNVLSMPAVDVEILDFTLVGPVLAVRPYCHNDHYWQVYFDGNRTIREALAAAGFPAPMPAQVVLVQNPQGG; this is encoded by the coding sequence ATGGACAGCATTGGCCAGTATCAGCAACTTGTTATCGCCTACGCAACGGAAATCGGGACAAAGATCATCGCCGCCATTATCTTCTGGATCGTCGGTCGCTGGCTGATCCATCTGGTCCAGCGGATGCTGCAGCAGGTCCTTGAGAAGCAGAAGGTCGATCCCAGTCTCATGCGGTACTTGGGCAATTTCCTCGGTGTTGCCCTGAACATCGTGCTGGTGGTTGCGATCCTGGGTTACTTCGGGGTGCAGACGACCACCTTCGCCGCATTGGTGGCCGGTGTCGGCATTGCCGTGGGTGCCGCCTGGGGCGGGCTCCTCTCCAACCTGGCGGCAGGGGCGTTTCTCCTGGTGCTGCGTCCCTTCAAGGTGGGGGATTTCGTCACCATCGGCGGCATCACCGGAACCGTGCAGGAAATCGGCCTGTTCGTGACTGCCATCAACACCCCCGATAATGTCATGACCATGGTGGGCAATGCCAAGATTTTCAACGACACCATCCAGAACTATACCATCAACGACTACCGCCGGGTTGAGCTGAAATGCCAACTGGCCGGCAGCGCCGACCATGTGGCTGCCATGGAGTTGCTGCGGGAGAAGCTGGCGGCGGTGCCGAACGTGCTGTCAATGCCTGCGGTCGATGTGGAGATCCTCGATTTCACCCTGGTGGGGCCCGTGCTTGCCGTTCGTCCCTACTGCCACAACGACCATTACTGGCAAGTCTATTTCGACGGTAACCGCACGATCCGCGAGGCCCTTGCCGCGGCCGGATTCCCGGCGCCAATGCCTGCCCAGGTGGTGCTGGTCCAGAATCCGCAGGGGGGATGA
- a CDS encoding tautomerase has protein sequence MPYVNIKITREGATAEQKAALIRGATQLLVDVLGKNPATTVVVIDEVDTDNWGIGGESVTVRRRAGR, from the coding sequence ATGCCCTACGTGAACATCAAGATCACCCGCGAAGGAGCGACGGCGGAGCAGAAGGCGGCCCTGATCAGGGGGGCCACCCAGTTGCTGGTGGATGTGCTGGGGAAGAATCCGGCCACCACGGTGGTGGTGATCGACGAGGTGGATACCGACAACTGGGGGATCGGCGGCGAGTCGGTCACCGTGCGGCGCAGGGCCGGACGCTGA
- a CDS encoding adenosylmethionine--8-amino-7-oxononanoate aminotransferase BioA (catalyzes the formation of S-adenosyl-4-methylthionine-2-oxobutanoate and 7,8-diaminononanoate from S-adenosyl-L-methionine and 8-amino-7-oxononanoate): MPDYDTQTLRDWDRRHIWHPFTQMKEWEESEPVVIVEGDGSWIVDSEGNRYLDGVAAIWTNVHGHCRHEINEALKAQVDRLEHSTLLGLTNDKAAVLAKRLAEITPSGLCKVFYSDNGSTAVEVGVKMAFQFWRHEGQPEKSRFISFTSAYHGDTLGAVSVGGIDLFHGVFRPLLFPTIQAPAPYCYRCPMGRGTPAACGMECLAELERIMESHAGEVAGLVIEPLVQGAGGMIVQPEGFLRGVRELCDRHDILMIADEVAVGFGRTGAMFACGREGITPDIMALSKGITAGYMPLAATLATQRVYDAFLGEYREMKTFFHGHTFTGNPLGCAVALASLDLFESDRLLEKLPKKINKLKEKLQGLIELGHVGDVRQCGMVAAVELVRDRATKEPFAWEERVGVRVCQEARTHGVFLRPLGNVIVIFPPLAITVEEIDFLVDGLAKSIRTVTEG, encoded by the coding sequence GTGCCTGACTATGATACTCAGACCCTGAGAGACTGGGACCGTCGCCACATCTGGCACCCCTTCACCCAGATGAAGGAGTGGGAGGAAAGCGAACCGGTGGTGATCGTCGAAGGGGACGGCTCCTGGATCGTCGATTCGGAAGGAAACCGCTATCTGGACGGCGTGGCTGCCATCTGGACCAATGTGCACGGACACTGCCGCCACGAGATCAACGAGGCGCTCAAGGCCCAGGTGGACCGCCTGGAGCATTCGACGCTCCTGGGGCTCACCAACGACAAGGCAGCCGTTCTGGCCAAACGCCTCGCGGAGATCACACCGTCCGGGCTGTGCAAGGTCTTTTACTCCGACAACGGCTCCACAGCCGTGGAAGTCGGCGTCAAGATGGCATTCCAGTTCTGGCGCCATGAGGGGCAGCCGGAAAAATCCCGGTTCATCTCCTTTACGAGCGCCTATCACGGCGACACCCTGGGGGCCGTGAGCGTGGGGGGCATCGATCTGTTCCACGGCGTATTCCGGCCCCTGCTCTTCCCGACCATCCAGGCACCGGCGCCCTACTGCTACCGCTGTCCCATGGGCAGGGGCACCCCTGCCGCCTGCGGTATGGAGTGCCTGGCGGAGCTGGAGCGGATCATGGAAAGCCATGCCGGAGAGGTGGCTGGCCTCGTCATCGAGCCGCTGGTTCAGGGTGCGGGTGGGATGATCGTGCAGCCCGAAGGTTTTTTGAGGGGTGTGCGGGAACTCTGCGACCGGCACGACATCCTGATGATCGCCGACGAAGTCGCCGTGGGCTTTGGCCGCACCGGCGCCATGTTCGCCTGCGGACGCGAAGGGATCACTCCCGACATCATGGCGCTCTCCAAGGGGATCACCGCCGGCTACATGCCCCTGGCCGCCACCCTGGCGACCCAGCGGGTCTATGATGCGTTCCTGGGCGAATACCGGGAGATGAAGACCTTTTTCCACGGTCACACCTTTACGGGCAATCCCCTCGGCTGTGCCGTGGCCCTGGCGAGCCTGGACCTGTTTGAGAGCGACCGGCTCCTGGAAAAGTTACCAAAAAAAATCAATAAATTAAAAGAAAAGCTTCAAGGACTGATTGAGCTTGGACACGTGGGAGATGTGCGGCAATGCGGCATGGTGGCCGCCGTGGAACTGGTGCGGGACCGGGCAACCAAAGAACCGTTCGCCTGGGAAGAGCGGGTGGGGGTCCGCGTCTGCCAGGAAGCGCGCACGCATGGTGTCTTTTTGCGGCCCCTCGGCAACGTGATCGTCATTTTCCCGCCCCTTGCCATCACTGTGGAGGAAATCGACTTCCTCGTGGACGGATTGGCAAAGTCAATCCGCACGGTCACCGAAGGGTGA
- a CDS encoding rubrerythrin family protein: MKLTADVILQIAMELERRGRTFYESLALGCGNGRIAALAATLAKAEIDHLETFTRMREGLPEGLRGPNLTEEELMAAAERVRREVLPRASVVSEMVIASNPGKALDMAIAMEADAVAFYAEAAAGLDGLDADVITAIMAEERAHLVMLQEVRNLCAAVLPG, encoded by the coding sequence GTGAAGCTTACTGCGGATGTGATCTTGCAGATAGCAATGGAGCTGGAGCGGCGGGGCCGGACATTCTATGAATCGCTGGCCCTCGGCTGCGGCAACGGGCGGATCGCGGCGCTGGCCGCCACGCTGGCAAAGGCGGAGATTGATCACCTGGAAACCTTTACGCGCATGCGGGAGGGACTGCCGGAGGGGCTGCGCGGTCCGAACCTGACAGAAGAGGAGCTCATGGCTGCGGCGGAACGCGTGCGCAGGGAGGTCCTGCCCCGGGCGAGCGTGGTGAGCGAGATGGTCATCGCCTCGAACCCGGGCAAGGCGCTGGACATGGCGATAGCCATGGAGGCCGATGCCGTCGCCTTTTACGCGGAGGCGGCGGCCGGTCTCGATGGTCTTGATGCCGATGTCATCACGGCGATCATGGCCGAGGAGAGGGCGCACCTCGTGATGCTCCAGGAGGTGCGCAACCTGTGCGCCGCCGTTCTCCCCGGGTAG
- a CDS encoding FMN-binding protein, producing MIPETLMEILKQDGIVAIATLGQDGPHLVNTWNSYVRISDDGRLLIPAGYMHRTEANIAVNPEVLITIGSSKVKGLHGPGAGFLIRGTAAFLFSGPEFDLLKARFDWLRATLAVTPGSITQTW from the coding sequence ATGATCCCCGAAACATTGATGGAAATACTGAAGCAGGACGGCATCGTCGCCATCGCCACCCTGGGCCAGGACGGCCCGCATCTGGTCAACACCTGGAACAGCTACGTCCGCATCTCCGACGACGGCCGCCTGCTGATCCCCGCCGGCTACATGCACCGCACCGAGGCCAACATTGCCGTCAACCCCGAAGTTCTGATCACCATCGGCAGCAGCAAGGTCAAGGGGCTGCACGGACCGGGCGCGGGGTTCCTGATCAGGGGCACGGCCGCGTTCCTATTCTCCGGCCCGGAGTTTGACCTGCTGAAGGCACGGTTCGACTGGCTGCGCGCCACCCTGGCCGTAACGCCCGGCTCGATCACCCAGACCTGGTAG
- a CDS encoding cob(I)yrinic acid a,c-diamide adenosyltransferase, whose amino-acid sequence MKLDQGCIQVYTGNGKGKTTAALGLAFRAAGRGFRVLMIQFMKGGGPYGEHEAAKRLAPELTIIATGRPGWVNRENPDPEDVRLAREALDMARAALTGECYDLVILDEINGAVSFGLVPVDDVLDLMALKPPRVELVLTGRNADERVIAAADLVTEMREIKHYYRAGVPARTGIEK is encoded by the coding sequence GTGAAGCTCGACCAGGGATGCATCCAGGTTTATACCGGCAATGGCAAGGGCAAGACCACTGCTGCCCTGGGGCTTGCCTTTCGGGCGGCCGGGCGGGGATTCCGGGTTCTCATGATTCAGTTCATGAAGGGGGGCGGCCCCTATGGCGAGCATGAGGCAGCCAAGCGTCTGGCCCCGGAGCTGACCATCATCGCCACTGGCCGGCCGGGCTGGGTGAATCGGGAGAACCCGGATCCGGAGGATGTGCGCCTTGCCCGCGAGGCCCTCGACATGGCCCGCGCGGCGCTGACCGGGGAGTGCTACGATCTGGTGATCCTCGACGAAATCAACGGTGCCGTCTCCTTCGGCCTTGTCCCGGTGGATGACGTCCTGGATCTGATGGCCCTGAAGCCGCCCCGGGTGGAACTGGTCCTCACGGGACGCAATGCCGATGAACGGGTCATTGCCGCGGCCGACCTGGTCACCGAGATGCGCGAGATCAAGCACTATTACCGTGCCGGCGTGCCGGCGCGTACGGGAATCGAAAAATAA
- a CDS encoding 2-deoxyribonucleoside glycosidase produces MNIYLASPLGFSPETKSYLEKVKHKLRSLGHDVFDPWEQDHFVRRIEQAYRIGDFHARVDEFRAIASGIGEINEKGIMACDGLLAILDGAEVDSGTAGEVGFASALGRKCYGLRTDIRDCGDFVGVPINLQILRFIERSGGCLFRRIDDICL; encoded by the coding sequence ATGAACATCTATCTAGCATCGCCCCTTGGGTTCAGCCCCGAAACGAAATCTTATCTCGAAAAGGTCAAACATAAGCTCAGGTCCCTGGGACACGATGTGTTCGACCCCTGGGAACAGGATCACTTTGTCCGGCGCATTGAACAGGCGTACCGGATTGGGGACTTCCACGCCCGAGTGGACGAGTTCAGGGCCATTGCGTCAGGGATAGGAGAGATAAACGAAAAAGGCATCATGGCGTGCGACGGATTGCTGGCGATACTGGACGGTGCCGAAGTCGACTCGGGGACGGCCGGCGAGGTGGGATTCGCCTCGGCCCTTGGCAGGAAGTGCTACGGTTTGAGGACGGATATCAGGGACTGCGGGGACTTTGTCGGCGTCCCGATCAACCTGCAGATTCTGCGCTTCATCGAGCGGAGCGGCGGGTGTCTGTTCAGACGTATTGACGATATTTGCCTGTGA
- the carB gene encoding carbamoyl phosphate synthase large subunit (four CarB-CarA dimers form the carbamoyl phosphate synthetase holoenzyme that catalyzes the production of carbamoyl phosphate; CarB is responsible for the amidotransferase activity), with the protein MPKRTDIHKVLIIGSGPIIIGQACEFDYSGTQACKALRKLGYQIVLVNSNPATIMTDPGTADVTYIEPLNVPTLTEIIDKERPDALLPNLGGQTGLNLSSALAEAGVLEKYGVKVIGVNLDAIKRGEDRETFKQTMDSLGIEMARSDIAHSLDEAKAVLEKIGFPVVIRPAYTMGGTGGGFAYNMEEFETIVNRGLSVSPIKQVLVEESILGWEELELEVVRDAKNQKITVCFIENVDAVGVHTGDSFCTAPMLTISQELQDRLQADAYKIVDAIEVIGGTNVQFAHDPKTGRVVVIEINPRTSRSSALASKATGFPIALVSAMLAAGLTLDEIPYWRDGSLEKYTPSGDYVVVKFARWAFEKFKGVEDKLGTQMRAVGEVMSIGKNYKEALQKAIRSLENGRYGLGFAKDFNKRSLPELLELLAEATSERQFILYEALRKGADIDLLHRRTHIKPWFLQQMKELVELEERILAHKWGRLPNDLLVQAKKDGFSDRYLAQLLHVPEERIRERRITLDMLESWEPVPVSGVENAAYYFSTYNAPDSVAVTERKKIMVLGGGPNRIGQGIEFDYCCVHTAFALRDAGYETIMVNCNPETVSTDYDTSDKLYFEPLTVEDVLSIYAKEQPEGVLVQFGGQTPLNIARQLQEAGVRIIGTQPDTIDLAEDREQFNAIMRKLGIPQPESGMASKLEDAIVIAERIGYPLIVRPSYVLGGRAMEVVHDEEMLREYLSKAVDVTPERPILIDRFLQNAIEAEADAISDGTDAFVPAVMEHIEMAGVHSGDSACVIPPVNIPAKHVATIEEYTRRIAVEMGVVGLMNIQYAISDDKVYILEANPRASRTVPLVSKVCNIPMPRIAVQVMLGAKLKDMGLARVAVSHFGAKEAVFPFNMFPEVDPVLGPEMRSTGEVLGMASSYGMAFYKAQEAAGAMLPLEGTVLITVNEHDRAGALEAAQRFSAIGLAIMATQGTAAFLAGNGVTVKTVLKMHEGRPNVADAIKNGEVHLVVNTPSGKASIHDDSYIRKAAIKHKIPYVTTIAAAIAAADGIAARRQGKESVRSLQEYHGGIGR; encoded by the coding sequence ATGCCCAAACGCACCGACATCCACAAAGTCCTCATTATCGGCTCCGGCCCGATCATCATCGGCCAGGCCTGCGAGTTCGACTACTCCGGCACCCAGGCCTGCAAGGCGCTGCGCAAGCTGGGCTACCAGATCGTGCTGGTCAACTCCAACCCGGCCACCATCATGACCGACCCGGGCACGGCCGATGTGACCTACATCGAGCCGTTGAACGTGCCAACCTTGACCGAGATCATTGACAAGGAGCGCCCTGATGCCCTGCTGCCCAACTTGGGCGGCCAGACCGGCCTGAACCTGTCCAGCGCCCTGGCCGAGGCCGGCGTGCTGGAAAAGTACGGGGTCAAGGTGATCGGGGTCAACCTGGATGCCATCAAGCGCGGCGAGGACCGCGAGACCTTCAAACAGACCATGGATAGCCTGGGCATCGAAATGGCCCGCAGCGACATTGCCCACTCCCTGGATGAGGCCAAGGCGGTGCTGGAGAAGATCGGTTTCCCGGTGGTGATCCGGCCGGCCTATACCATGGGCGGCACCGGCGGCGGCTTTGCCTACAACATGGAGGAGTTCGAGACCATCGTCAACCGTGGCCTGTCGGTCAGTCCGATCAAGCAGGTGCTGGTGGAGGAGTCGATCCTGGGCTGGGAAGAGTTGGAGCTGGAGGTGGTCCGCGACGCCAAGAACCAGAAGATCACGGTCTGCTTCATCGAGAACGTGGATGCCGTGGGGGTTCATACCGGCGATTCCTTCTGCACCGCGCCGATGCTGACCATCAGCCAGGAGCTGCAGGATCGCCTGCAGGCCGATGCCTACAAGATCGTCGACGCCATTGAGGTGATCGGCGGCACCAACGTGCAATTTGCCCATGACCCCAAGACCGGACGGGTGGTGGTGATCGAGATCAACCCCCGCACCTCCCGTTCATCGGCCCTGGCCTCCAAGGCCACCGGTTTCCCGATCGCCCTGGTTTCGGCCATGCTGGCCGCCGGCCTGACCCTGGACGAGATCCCCTACTGGCGGGACGGCTCCCTGGAGAAGTACACCCCCTCCGGCGACTACGTGGTGGTCAAGTTTGCCCGCTGGGCCTTTGAGAAGTTCAAGGGGGTCGAAGACAAGCTGGGCACCCAGATGCGGGCCGTGGGCGAGGTGATGAGCATTGGCAAGAACTACAAGGAGGCGCTGCAAAAGGCGATCCGCTCCCTGGAAAACGGCCGTTATGGCCTGGGGTTTGCCAAGGACTTCAACAAGCGTTCCCTGCCCGAACTGCTGGAGCTGTTGGCCGAGGCCACCAGCGAGCGGCAGTTCATCCTGTACGAGGCACTGCGCAAGGGAGCCGATATCGACCTGCTCCATCGCCGCACCCATATCAAGCCCTGGTTTTTGCAGCAGATGAAGGAGCTGGTGGAACTGGAGGAGCGGATTCTTGCCCACAAATGGGGGCGCCTGCCGAACGATCTGCTGGTTCAGGCCAAAAAAGACGGTTTCTCGGACCGCTATCTGGCGCAACTCCTCCACGTTCCCGAAGAGCGGATCCGTGAGCGGCGCATCACCCTCGACATGCTGGAGTCGTGGGAGCCGGTGCCGGTCAGTGGTGTGGAGAATGCGGCCTACTACTTCTCCACGTACAATGCCCCGGATAGCGTGGCGGTCACGGAACGCAAAAAGATCATGGTGCTGGGGGGCGGCCCCAACCGGATCGGTCAGGGGATCGAGTTCGACTACTGCTGCGTCCACACCGCCTTTGCCCTCAGGGATGCAGGCTATGAAACCATCATGGTCAACTGCAACCCGGAGACGGTTTCCACCGACTACGACACCTCGGACAAGCTCTACTTCGAGCCGTTGACCGTGGAGGATGTGCTGTCGATCTACGCCAAGGAGCAGCCGGAAGGGGTGCTGGTGCAGTTCGGCGGCCAGACGCCGCTCAACATCGCCCGTCAGCTTCAGGAGGCGGGAGTGCGGATCATCGGCACGCAGCCCGATACCATCGACCTGGCCGAGGACCGGGAGCAGTTTAACGCCATAATGCGCAAGCTCGGCATACCCCAGCCCGAATCGGGCATGGCCAGCAAGCTGGAGGATGCCATCGTCATTGCCGAGCGGATCGGCTATCCGCTGATCGTGCGTCCCTCCTACGTGCTGGGGGGGCGGGCCATGGAGGTGGTGCATGACGAGGAGATGCTGCGCGAATACCTGTCCAAGGCGGTGGATGTGACCCCGGAGCGGCCGATCCTGATCGACCGTTTCCTGCAGAACGCCATTGAGGCCGAGGCCGATGCAATCAGCGACGGGACCGACGCCTTCGTGCCGGCGGTGATGGAGCATATCGAGATGGCCGGCGTCCATTCCGGCGACTCGGCCTGCGTGATACCGCCGGTCAATATCCCGGCGAAACATGTTGCCACCATCGAGGAGTACACCCGCCGGATCGCGGTGGAGATGGGGGTGGTGGGGCTCATGAACATCCAGTACGCCATTAGCGACGACAAGGTCTACATCCTGGAGGCCAACCCCCGGGCCAGCCGCACCGTGCCGCTGGTTTCCAAGGTCTGCAACATTCCGATGCCGCGCATCGCGGTGCAGGTGATGCTGGGCGCCAAACTGAAGGACATGGGACTGGCCCGAGTGGCTGTTTCCCATTTCGGGGCGAAGGAGGCGGTATTCCCCTTCAACATGTTTCCGGAGGTGGATCCGGTGTTGGGGCCGGAGATGCGCTCCACCGGCGAGGTGCTGGGCATGGCGTCGTCATACGGGATGGCGTTCTACAAGGCCCAGGAGGCGGCCGGCGCCATGTTGCCGCTGGAGGGGACAGTGCTCATCACGGTCAACGAGCACGATCGCGCCGGAGCCCTTGAGGCGGCACAGCGGTTCTCCGCCATTGGTTTGGCGATCATGGCCACCCAGGGGACAGCGGCGTTCCTTGCCGGCAACGGAGTAACCGTGAAGACCGTGCTCAAGATGCACGAGGGAAGGCCGAACGTGGCCGACGCCATCAAGAATGGCGAGGTTCACCTGGTGGTCAATACGCCGTCGGGCAAGGCCAGCATCCATGACGACTCGTACATCCGCAAGGCGGCCATCAAGCACAAGATCCCCTATGTTACGACCATTGCCGCGGCAATCGCCGCCGCTGACGGCATTGCCGCCCGCAGGCAGGGGAAGGAGTCAGTCAGGAGCCTGCAGGAGTATCATGGGGGAATCGGTCGGTAG
- a CDS encoding GTPase, which produces MSLASRILDGELRAAARLMRNLDDGFRSAVDDMKELYPHTGRAFILGITGPPGAGKSTLVDQLTAAYREQGKRVGVVAIDPTSPFTGGAILGDRIRMNRHADDPGVFIRSLATRGHMGGLSRATADVVNVMDAMGMEVVIIETVGVGQDEIDIVRLAHTTVVVSVPGLGDDIQAIKAGVLEIGDVFVVNKADRDGADRTARELAVMLEMKKTAPGDWLPKVMMTEASRNRGIAELVDEIALHRSWLADSGTLERIRQERSVRHFEELLRERLFAEVFGHIRVNGRYREIVEAMASGRTDPYRAVDTVISERFGTPCQES; this is translated from the coding sequence ATGTCCCTGGCTTCTCGGATACTCGACGGCGAGTTGCGTGCCGCGGCCCGACTCATGCGTAACCTGGACGACGGTTTCCGGAGTGCCGTCGATGACATGAAGGAACTCTATCCCCATACGGGACGTGCGTTCATTCTCGGCATCACCGGTCCTCCGGGAGCCGGCAAGTCGACGCTGGTGGATCAGCTTACCGCCGCATACCGTGAGCAGGGGAAACGGGTTGGGGTTGTGGCGATCGACCCCACGAGCCCCTTTACGGGGGGCGCTATCCTGGGAGACCGGATCAGGATGAACCGGCATGCCGACGATCCGGGGGTCTTCATCCGCAGTCTCGCCACCCGCGGCCACATGGGAGGGCTTTCCCGCGCCACTGCCGACGTGGTGAACGTCATGGACGCCATGGGGATGGAGGTCGTCATCATCGAAACCGTGGGGGTGGGGCAGGATGAAATCGATATCGTCCGGTTGGCCCACACGACGGTGGTGGTGTCGGTGCCCGGGCTCGGCGACGACATTCAGGCGATCAAGGCCGGGGTTCTTGAGATCGGCGACGTGTTCGTGGTGAACAAAGCCGACCGGGACGGCGCGGACCGGACCGCCCGGGAACTGGCGGTCATGCTTGAAATGAAGAAGACAGCGCCCGGCGACTGGCTGCCCAAGGTCATGATGACCGAGGCGAGCCGCAATCGGGGAATCGCCGAACTGGTGGACGAAATAGCGCTTCACCGTTCATGGCTGGCGGATTCGGGGACTTTGGAGCGCATCCGCCAGGAGCGGTCCGTTCGCCATTTCGAGGAGCTGCTTCGGGAAAGGCTCTTTGCGGAAGTCTTCGGCCATATCCGGGTGAACGGCCGCTACCGGGAGATCGTGGAGGCCATGGCATCCGGTCGCACCGACCCTTACCGTGCCGTGGACACCGTGATCTCGGAGCGTTTCGGGACCCCTTGCCAAGAATCTTGA
- a CDS encoding methylmalonyl-CoA mutase: MTERTLRILVGKPGLDGHDRGAKVVARAFRDAGFEVIYTGLHQTPEQIASSAIQEDVDAVGLSILSGAHNSLLPRVCQLLKEKGADDIIVFGGGVIPEDDIPGLKGAGVCEVFTPGTSTEDIVKWVRENVAPRA; this comes from the coding sequence ATGACTGAAAGAACGCTGCGTATTCTCGTTGGCAAGCCGGGGCTCGACGGCCATGACAGGGGCGCCAAGGTGGTGGCTCGGGCCTTCCGTGACGCCGGTTTCGAGGTGATCTATACCGGCCTCCACCAGACGCCTGAGCAGATCGCGTCCTCCGCCATCCAGGAAGACGTGGACGCCGTGGGACTCTCGATCCTTTCGGGCGCCCACAACTCGCTCCTGCCGCGCGTCTGCCAGCTCCTCAAGGAGAAGGGGGCCGACGATATCATCGTATTCGGCGGCGGCGTGATTCCCGAAGACGACATCCCCGGGTTGAAGGGGGCTGGCGTCTGCGAGGTCTTCACCCCCGGCACCTCCACGGAGGACATCGTCAAGTGGGTGCGGGAGAACGTGGCACCGCGGGCGTAA